Proteins encoded by one window of Serratia nevei:
- a CDS encoding phage tail tape measure protein: MADSFQLKAIITAVDQLSGPLKGMSKNLKGFQKEFSGIMATAAAVGTGIVTAFAIPINQAIAFESVMADVKKVVDFDTPQQFKQMSEDVLNLSTRLPMAAEGIGQIVAAGGQAGIAKNELTSFAESAVKMGVAFDQSADEAGQMMATWRTAFKLTQPAVVSLADKINYLGNTGPASAAKISEVVTRIGPLGEVAGVASGEIAAMGATIAGMGVESEIASTGIKNFMLSLTAGKSATSSQKKALSFLKIDPGKLAQDMQKDAKGAMLKVLESLSKVPKAKQAAVMNSLFGKESLAAIAPLLTNLDLLRSNFNKVADAQIYGGSMQKEYAARAATTANNIQLFKNKMAAVSITMGDMFLPAINKGLDKLAPFIEQFRSFVKSNPETIKSVFKFGATLLGTATTVGVVTKAFKMMEAVMKLSTLGKVVSLLVIAGGLIVSNWDTVGPIVKAVWHDIDDVAKALGGWETVLKGVAAFTVGAWMVSMVKGIGGANTEAGKLSRNLRGIANMGVITVTIAVLFDIMKRLDNLHQEAAKQNTDVGSLLTNKIKQGDSERGYTGFIPRLKELLNIDGSQNSKVPLASPRPQSGELKVSFENAPPGMRVAPVAGSSPGVSYDVGYSPFANR; the protein is encoded by the coding sequence GTGGCTGATAGCTTTCAGTTAAAGGCAATCATTACAGCCGTCGATCAGCTTTCTGGCCCACTGAAGGGTATGAGCAAGAACCTGAAGGGATTCCAGAAAGAATTTTCCGGTATCATGGCAACGGCGGCAGCGGTTGGGACGGGTATTGTTACTGCCTTTGCAATCCCTATTAACCAGGCCATAGCGTTTGAATCGGTGATGGCCGACGTTAAGAAAGTGGTTGATTTTGACACGCCGCAGCAGTTTAAGCAGATGTCGGAAGACGTGTTGAACCTATCAACGAGACTACCGATGGCAGCGGAAGGCATCGGGCAGATCGTTGCCGCCGGTGGCCAGGCTGGCATCGCTAAAAACGAGCTGACGTCGTTTGCGGAATCGGCTGTAAAAATGGGCGTTGCGTTTGATCAGAGCGCCGATGAAGCTGGTCAAATGATGGCAACGTGGCGAACAGCCTTTAAGTTGACTCAACCGGCTGTGGTTTCGTTGGCTGATAAAATCAACTATCTGGGGAATACCGGCCCGGCCAGCGCGGCGAAGATTTCTGAGGTGGTGACTCGCATCGGGCCTTTGGGTGAAGTTGCTGGCGTTGCTTCGGGTGAAATCGCTGCGATGGGGGCAACGATTGCCGGTATGGGGGTAGAGTCTGAGATTGCCTCCACGGGGATCAAAAACTTTATGCTTTCTTTGACAGCAGGGAAATCGGCGACATCTTCCCAAAAGAAAGCGCTGAGCTTCCTCAAAATCGATCCCGGCAAACTGGCGCAAGACATGCAGAAGGATGCCAAAGGGGCGATGCTCAAGGTGCTTGAGTCACTATCAAAAGTACCCAAAGCAAAGCAAGCAGCCGTAATGAATTCACTGTTCGGTAAAGAGTCCCTGGCGGCTATTGCCCCATTGCTGACTAACCTTGATCTGCTGCGTTCCAACTTTAATAAAGTTGCTGATGCTCAAATCTATGGCGGTTCGATGCAGAAGGAATACGCCGCTCGTGCAGCGACGACGGCGAACAATATTCAACTGTTTAAAAATAAGATGGCGGCAGTCAGTATCACAATGGGCGATATGTTCTTACCGGCGATCAATAAGGGGTTAGACAAACTTGCACCTTTCATCGAACAGTTCCGCTCATTTGTGAAGAGTAATCCTGAGACCATTAAATCCGTGTTCAAATTTGGTGCGACGTTATTGGGAACAGCTACCACAGTTGGAGTGGTGACGAAGGCTTTCAAAATGATGGAGGCTGTCATGAAACTTTCAACGCTGGGAAAGGTAGTTTCTTTACTGGTAATCGCCGGTGGCCTGATCGTGAGTAATTGGGATACCGTAGGCCCAATTGTAAAAGCGGTCTGGCATGACATTGATGATGTTGCGAAAGCACTCGGTGGATGGGAAACCGTGTTGAAGGGCGTGGCAGCATTTACCGTTGGTGCCTGGATGGTATCAATGGTTAAAGGCATCGGCGGCGCAAATACTGAGGCAGGGAAGTTATCAAGAAATCTGAGGGGTATTGCGAACATGGGCGTGATTACCGTCACGATTGCTGTCCTGTTCGATATCATGAAACGGTTGGATAATCTTCACCAGGAAGCAGCCAAGCAAAATACCGATGTAGGTAGTCTGCTGACAAATAAAATTAAGCAGGGTGATTCTGAACGTGGATATACCGGATTTATCCCGCGACTGAAAGAACTTCTGAATATTGACGGTAGCCAAAACTCAAAAGTACCGTTAGCCAGCCCTCGACCACAAAGCGGCGAATTGAAGGTTTCATTTGAGAACGCTCCCCCAGGTATGCGAGTTGCCCCGGTTGCCGGATCGTCGCCCGGTGTTTCATATGATGTCGGCTATAGCCCATTCGCTAATCGTTAA
- a CDS encoding phage tail assembly protein encodes MKELVLSKPIMAHNEKLHVLEIQEPDFDQIEACGIPFSYTDKGEMRLDTRSALAYIPVLAGIPRSSAQQMAPKDILMATMTIISFFTDSGTLPNSEGDSTIPPTSGN; translated from the coding sequence ATGAAAGAACTTGTACTTTCCAAACCCATTATGGCGCATAACGAAAAGTTGCATGTGCTGGAGATTCAAGAGCCAGACTTTGATCAAATCGAAGCGTGCGGCATTCCCTTTTCCTATACCGACAAAGGTGAAATGCGGTTGGATACTCGGTCAGCACTTGCGTACATTCCGGTTCTGGCGGGTATTCCGCGATCGTCTGCTCAGCAGATGGCCCCCAAAGATATCCTCATGGCCACGATGACCATCATCAGTTTTTTTACGGACTCGGGAACTCTCCCGAACTCCGAAGGCGACTCTACAATACCGCCCACTTCTGGAAACTGA
- a CDS encoding phage tail tube protein yields the protein MGKIAGTTYFKIDGQQLSITGGIEVPMNTKVRDDVVGLDGSVDFKETHRAPYTKVTAKVPKGFPISKIVEATAMTITSELANGMVYVLASAWLHGEANHNPEEGTVDLEFHGEEGFYQ from the coding sequence ATGGGCAAGATCGCAGGTACCACGTATTTCAAAATTGACGGCCAACAGTTGTCTATTACCGGCGGCATCGAAGTACCCATGAACACCAAGGTACGCGATGACGTGGTGGGCCTGGATGGCTCCGTCGATTTCAAAGAAACGCACCGCGCGCCGTACACGAAAGTGACTGCCAAAGTGCCGAAGGGTTTCCCTATCAGCAAAATCGTTGAGGCAACAGCCATGACGATCACATCGGAGCTGGCGAACGGCATGGTTTATGTGCTGGCAAGTGCCTGGCTTCATGGCGAAGCAAACCACAACCCGGAAGAAGGCACCGTCGATCTGGAATTTCACGGTGAAGAAGGATTCTATCAATGA
- a CDS encoding phage tail sheath subtilisin-like domain-containing protein — protein MMVSFNSTPSDVLVPLFYAEMDNSAANTAQTKGPALLFGHALTGSSIKPNTLTPMSSGDLAGSLAGRGSQLARMVAAYRKVDPFGELWAIAVPEPAGSAAKGSLTITGTATASGTVSLYIGSVQVQAAVTNGDDAAAVAASITAAINANTALPVTAAATAGVITITARHKGLCGNDIPLALNYRESAGGETLPAGITAALVAMASGTGSPDLSGSIAAMGDELADFIGLPFNDAASLAAMAMEMNDSSGRWSYARQLYGHVYSVKFGDLSSLVTFGGTMNNQHITVTGHETTSQTAADELTALHTARNAVFIRIDPARPTQTGELNGALPPKSGKRFILPEQQSLLSHGIATAYTEGGVLRVQRAITTYQKNAYGVKDNSYLDSETLHTSAYVLRRLKSVITSKYGRHKLANDGTRFGPGQAIVTPAVIRGELCATYRQMVREGIVENAELFEKYLIVERNANDPNRLDVLFPPDYVNQLRVFALLNQFRLQYNEEAA, from the coding sequence ATAATGGTCAGCTTTAACTCTACCCCATCGGATGTTCTCGTCCCGTTGTTTTATGCCGAGATGGACAATAGCGCGGCCAATACGGCACAAACCAAAGGCCCTGCGCTGTTGTTCGGTCATGCCCTTACCGGTTCCAGCATCAAACCAAACACCTTAACGCCTATGTCATCAGGCGACCTTGCCGGATCATTGGCAGGGCGTGGCAGTCAGTTGGCAAGAATGGTTGCGGCGTACCGCAAAGTTGATCCCTTTGGTGAGTTGTGGGCGATTGCAGTACCTGAGCCAGCAGGCTCGGCGGCAAAAGGCTCATTAACGATCACGGGGACGGCAACGGCATCCGGCACAGTTTCTTTGTATATCGGCAGTGTGCAGGTGCAGGCCGCTGTGACAAACGGCGATGACGCGGCAGCGGTGGCAGCGTCGATCACTGCGGCAATCAACGCCAATACGGCGCTGCCGGTTACGGCTGCGGCTACGGCAGGGGTGATTACTATCACTGCTCGCCACAAGGGGCTGTGTGGCAATGATATCCCTCTGGCGCTGAATTATCGTGAATCCGCTGGTGGGGAAACATTACCGGCAGGGATTACCGCAGCGCTGGTGGCAATGGCAAGTGGCACAGGCTCGCCTGATTTGTCTGGTTCAATTGCAGCTATGGGCGATGAGTTGGCTGATTTTATTGGCCTGCCATTCAACGATGCGGCGTCGCTGGCTGCAATGGCTATGGAGATGAACGATAGCTCCGGCCGCTGGAGCTATGCACGCCAGCTTTATGGTCATGTGTATTCGGTTAAGTTCGGTGATCTCAGTTCGCTGGTTACGTTTGGCGGCACGATGAACAACCAGCACATTACCGTGACCGGTCACGAAACAACAAGCCAAACGGCGGCGGATGAACTCACCGCGCTCCATACTGCGCGAAATGCGGTGTTCATCCGCATTGATCCAGCCCGACCAACGCAAACCGGGGAGTTGAACGGCGCATTGCCACCGAAAAGCGGCAAGCGCTTTATCCTGCCAGAACAGCAATCACTGTTAAGTCATGGGATTGCCACGGCTTACACCGAAGGCGGCGTGTTACGCGTCCAGCGCGCAATCACGACCTACCAGAAGAACGCTTACGGGGTGAAGGACAACAGCTACCTGGACAGCGAAACACTGCATACCAGCGCCTATGTTCTGCGCCGCCTGAAGTCGGTTATTACGTCGAAGTACGGGCGTCACAAGTTGGCCAACGACGGCACCCGATTCGGGCCAGGGCAGGCCATCGTTACACCTGCGGTTATTCGCGGTGAGTTGTGCGCGACTTATCGCCAGATGGTGCGGGAAGGCATTGTCGAGAATGCAGAGCTGTTCGAGAAATATTTAATCGTTGAGCGTAACGCCAACGATCCGAACCGCCTGGACGTTCTGTTCCCGCCTGATTATGTCAACCAATTGCGGGTATTCGCGCTGCTTAACCAGTTCCGCCTGCAGTACAACGAGGAGGCCGCGTAA
- a CDS encoding DUF2635 domain-containing protein gives MHVKPVKGRSVPDPARGDLLPVSGRNVEESQYWLRRLAVGDIEPVTQGKEVAKANPKADEGGDNGQL, from the coding sequence ATGCATGTGAAACCCGTAAAAGGGCGGTCTGTTCCAGACCCTGCCCGAGGCGACCTATTGCCTGTATCTGGCCGAAATGTGGAGGAAAGCCAGTACTGGTTACGCCGTTTGGCGGTCGGTGATATTGAGCCGGTTACCCAAGGTAAAGAGGTAGCCAAAGCAAACCCAAAAGCAGATGAAGGCGGTGATAATGGTCAGCTTTAA
- a CDS encoding phage head closure protein yields the protein MKRRFVESSGTYRMPQAGELRERVKFRTRKDAPVSDYGVEPEYDHLFTTWAKINQVSAATYHEGAQAGEIVTHRIIIRYRPAGVSSDAEITHNETVYRIRRITDMNSARRFLMLECEELGEVTHGEINHWQ from the coding sequence ATGAAACGTCGATTTGTAGAAAGCAGTGGCACATACAGGATGCCGCAGGCGGGGGAGCTAAGGGAGCGAGTAAAGTTTCGCACTCGGAAGGATGCACCGGTTAGCGATTACGGTGTTGAGCCTGAATATGATCACCTGTTCACGACCTGGGCGAAAATAAACCAGGTCAGCGCTGCGACCTACCATGAAGGTGCGCAGGCCGGTGAGATTGTCACGCATCGGATCATTATTCGATATCGTCCTGCTGGCGTTTCCTCTGATGCGGAAATTACGCATAACGAAACGGTTTACCGCATAAGGCGTATTACGGATATGAACTCAGCGCGGCGCTTCCTGATGTTGGAGTGTGAAGAGCTGGGGGAGGTTACGCATGGCGAAATCAACCACTGGCAATAA
- a CDS encoding head-tail connector protein, with protein sequence MLLKLEEIKQQCRIDSDMDDEDEFLKLLGAAVQKRTETRINRTLYAESVPESDPDGLVLPADIKMGMLMLCSHFYENRSAVTDFEQTEVPLSYHWLVDPYRFIPL encoded by the coding sequence ATGCTTTTGAAACTGGAAGAAATTAAGCAGCAATGTCGCATTGACAGTGACATGGATGATGAAGACGAATTTCTGAAGCTTCTCGGCGCAGCAGTACAAAAACGAACAGAAACCCGGATTAACAGAACCCTCTATGCTGAGTCGGTGCCTGAGTCTGATCCTGATGGGCTGGTGCTGCCCGCCGACATCAAGATGGGAATGTTAATGCTTTGCTCCCATTTTTATGAGAATCGCTCTGCGGTGACGGATTTTGAGCAGACAGAGGTACCGCTCAGTTATCACTGGCTGGTTGATCCTTATCGGTTTATCCCACTATGA
- a CDS encoding phage major capsid protein → MSATKLHELKQKRNTIATDMRALHDKIGENVWTDEQRTEWKNAQSELQSIDERIEREESLRSMDQSFVEGREEEERKKQKKGPDGQDPDKRAQVFDRWMRHGQGELSAEERQVLRELRAQGTSPDDKGGFTVPTQFLNRVVESMKAYGGIASVAQILNTSTGQDIAWATADGTTEEGELLGENKEASEEDTEFGGATLGAKKLSSKIIRVSNELLQDSGIDMEAYLASRIAQRIGRGEARYLVKGTGTGSPLQPKGLEASVTGTVNAAAADKFTWKEMNSLKHSIDPAYRNGPKFRWAFNDATLKLVEEMEDGQGRPLWLPSIIGGAPATVLQVPYVIDQAIADVGAGKKFIFCGDFDRFILRRVTYMVLKRLTERYAEFDQTGFLAFHRFDCVLEDTAAIKALVGKPAAGG, encoded by the coding sequence ATGTCTGCAACTAAATTGCACGAACTGAAGCAAAAACGTAACACCATCGCCACCGACATGCGCGCACTGCATGACAAAATTGGCGAAAACGTCTGGACTGACGAACAACGCACCGAATGGAAAAATGCTCAAAGTGAGCTGCAATCCATCGACGAACGGATCGAACGGGAAGAATCTCTTCGCTCAATGGATCAGTCATTCGTTGAGGGCCGGGAAGAAGAAGAGCGCAAGAAGCAGAAGAAAGGCCCGGATGGCCAAGACCCGGACAAGCGCGCACAAGTATTCGACCGTTGGATGCGCCACGGCCAGGGAGAACTGAGCGCGGAAGAGCGCCAAGTGTTGCGTGAGCTGCGCGCGCAGGGTACATCACCGGACGATAAAGGCGGTTTTACAGTGCCGACCCAATTCCTCAACAGGGTGGTTGAATCCATGAAAGCCTACGGCGGTATCGCCAGTGTGGCTCAAATCCTCAACACGTCTACCGGCCAGGATATCGCCTGGGCTACAGCGGATGGCACCACGGAAGAAGGTGAGCTGTTGGGCGAAAACAAAGAGGCTTCTGAAGAGGACACCGAATTTGGCGGTGCTACTTTGGGGGCTAAAAAGCTGTCGTCCAAAATCATCCGCGTATCAAACGAACTGCTGCAGGACAGCGGTATTGATATGGAAGCCTATCTCGCCAGCCGTATCGCTCAGCGTATCGGCCGCGGTGAAGCGCGTTATCTGGTCAAAGGCACTGGCACAGGTTCACCGCTGCAACCTAAAGGGCTTGAGGCTTCAGTTACCGGCACGGTAAACGCCGCCGCCGCTGACAAGTTCACCTGGAAAGAGATGAACTCGCTGAAACACAGTATCGATCCGGCGTATCGCAATGGCCCTAAATTCCGCTGGGCGTTCAACGATGCAACATTGAAGCTGGTGGAAGAGATGGAGGATGGCCAGGGGCGTCCGTTGTGGTTGCCGTCCATTATCGGCGGCGCACCGGCGACTGTTCTGCAGGTACCTTACGTTATCGATCAGGCCATCGCCGATGTTGGCGCGGGCAAAAAGTTCATCTTCTGTGGTGACTTTGACCGTTTCATCCTGCGCCGGGTTACTTATATGGTGCTGAAGCGCCTGACAGAGCGTTATGCCGAATTTGACCAGACCGGTTTCCTGGCGTTCCACCGCTTTGACTGCGTTCTGGAAGATACGGCAGCGATCAAGGCGCTGGTCGGCAAACCAGCCGCTGGCGGTTAA
- a CDS encoding HK97 family phage prohead protease: MSDREMRCYTGEVRAEQQEDQPTRIIGYGSVFNIRSEPLWGFREIIKPGSFDDVLNDDVRGLFNHDPNFILGRSTSGTLKVSVDARGLHYDIDAPDTQTIRDLVLAPMKRGDINQSSFAFKVARDGDHWYEDEEGVVIREIHKFSRLYDVSPVTYPAYQAADSAVRSMEAWQEARKSGAITNAVNQRMARERLLTLLNA; encoded by the coding sequence ATGAGTGACAGAGAAATGCGCTGTTACACCGGCGAGGTGCGCGCTGAACAGCAGGAAGACCAGCCGACGCGGATTATCGGTTATGGCTCTGTGTTCAACATTCGCTCCGAACCACTCTGGGGCTTTCGCGAAATCATTAAGCCTGGCTCATTTGACGACGTGCTGAATGATGATGTTCGCGGGTTGTTTAACCATGACCCCAATTTCATTTTAGGCCGCAGTACATCGGGAACGCTAAAAGTTTCCGTGGATGCACGTGGATTGCACTACGACATCGACGCACCGGACACACAGACCATTCGTGATTTGGTGTTGGCGCCGATGAAACGCGGTGACATTAATCAATCTTCCTTCGCGTTCAAAGTCGCTCGTGATGGCGATCACTGGTACGAGGATGAGGAAGGAGTCGTTATCCGCGAAATCCACAAATTCTCCCGGCTGTATGACGTCAGCCCTGTGACGTACCCGGCCTATCAGGCGGCTGATTCTGCCGTCCGCTCTATGGAAGCATGGCAGGAGGCGCGCAAAAGCGGCGCGATCACCAACGCCGTAAATCAACGAATGGCGCGCGAGCGCCTGCTGACTCTGCTCAACGCGTAA
- a CDS encoding phage portal protein produces the protein MILDALFRNEPLENPANPITAEMAETDGIFNSDVYVSPETAMKLAAVYSCIYVLASNVAQMPLHVMRKDGNTVTPARDHPVFYLVHDEPNDWQTSYKWRELKQRHVLGWGNGYTRVHRSRRGEVTELEACMPWETTLLKTGGRYTYGLYNEEGSFAVSPDDMIHIRALGNNQKMGLSPIMQHAETIGMGMSGQKYTSSFFSGNARPAGIVSVKGEIRDEGWKRLKAVWQKAAQALRSQENKTLLLPAELDYQALTVSPVDAQLIDMMKLNRSMIAGIFNVPAHMINDLEKATFSNITSQAIQFVRYTIMPWVANWEQELNRRLFTRGERTAGFYVRFNLAGLMRGTPQERAQFYHYAITDGWMSRNEARAFEDMNPVDGLDEMLVSVNAANPTKFKLNDDTKEDKTDE, from the coding sequence GTGATACTTGACGCGCTATTCCGTAATGAACCGCTGGAGAATCCGGCAAACCCGATCACCGCAGAAATGGCCGAAACTGACGGTATTTTCAACTCTGATGTATATGTCAGCCCTGAAACGGCAATGAAGTTGGCGGCGGTTTATTCCTGCATTTATGTGCTGGCCTCAAACGTTGCGCAGATGCCGCTTCACGTTATGCGAAAGGATGGAAATACCGTTACACCCGCTCGCGACCATCCTGTTTTCTATTTGGTTCACGACGAGCCAAACGACTGGCAGACCAGTTACAAATGGCGCGAATTGAAGCAACGCCATGTTTTAGGCTGGGGTAACGGTTATACCCGTGTGCATCGTTCCCGGCGTGGTGAGGTAACTGAGCTGGAAGCCTGTATGCCGTGGGAAACCACGTTGTTAAAAACCGGAGGGCGCTACACATACGGCCTTTACAACGAGGAGGGGAGTTTTGCCGTCAGCCCCGACGACATGATCCACATTCGCGCATTGGGTAATAACCAGAAGATGGGCCTTAGCCCAATTATGCAGCATGCCGAAACGATTGGTATGGGGATGAGCGGGCAGAAGTACACCAGTTCATTTTTCAGTGGCAACGCCAGACCTGCGGGTATCGTTTCGGTTAAGGGTGAGATAAGGGATGAAGGGTGGAAGCGGTTAAAGGCTGTTTGGCAGAAAGCGGCGCAGGCTTTACGAAGCCAGGAAAACAAAACGCTTTTACTCCCTGCTGAATTGGACTATCAGGCGCTTACCGTGTCGCCGGTCGATGCTCAGCTTATCGACATGATGAAGCTGAACCGATCGATGATAGCCGGAATATTCAACGTGCCAGCGCACATGATTAACGACCTCGAAAAAGCCACCTTCAGCAATATCACCTCTCAAGCCATTCAGTTTGTCCGTTACACGATCATGCCGTGGGTGGCTAACTGGGAGCAGGAGCTGAACCGACGCCTGTTTACCCGTGGGGAGCGGACGGCAGGCTTTTATGTGCGGTTTAACCTGGCTGGGTTGATGCGAGGCACACCGCAGGAGCGCGCGCAGTTCTACCACTACGCGATCACCGATGGCTGGATGAGCCGAAATGAGGCTCGAGCTTTCGAGGATATGAACCCGGTTGATGGGTTGGATGAAATGCTGGTCAGTGTTAACGCGGCAAATCCTACGAAATTCAAACTCAACGATGACACCAAAGAGGACAAGACCGATGAGTGA